A section of the Acidimicrobiales bacterium genome encodes:
- the ftsY gene encoding signal recognition particle-docking protein FtsY: protein MVVLLVILIALAVVLVGVLGFVATRHRGRGAGSAPPAARRATGPDGASDTAVLDRPVADDTVVDEPVVPEAPPVDELVAPSFLDRLGKARRAIGGYFGSILSRSIDDETWEEIEEALISADVGVATTSQLIERLRERAAEAGTTESAELLDILKAEMKAELASGDRSLSIGEAPSVWLFVGVNGVGKTTTIGKLAHREIVDGRTVVLAAGDTFRAAAAEQLEMWAQRSGAGFIRGSEGGDPGSVVFDAIDHARARGAVLVMADTAGRLHTNTNLMEELSKVRRVAEKGAGSVAEVLLVIDATTGQNGLVQARQFADAVDVSGVVLTKLDGSAKGGIVFAVQSELGIPVKLVGLGEGIGDLVEFDADDFVDALFA, encoded by the coding sequence ATGGTCGTTCTGCTGGTCATCCTCATAGCCCTGGCCGTCGTCCTCGTCGGGGTCCTCGGCTTCGTCGCCACCCGTCATCGCGGCCGTGGGGCCGGTTCGGCTCCACCTGCGGCTCGTCGGGCGACGGGCCCCGACGGTGCCTCCGACACGGCGGTCCTCGATCGACCGGTCGCCGACGACACCGTCGTCGACGAGCCGGTCGTGCCGGAGGCCCCGCCCGTCGACGAGCTCGTCGCTCCGAGCTTCCTCGACCGCCTGGGTAAGGCCCGCCGTGCGATCGGCGGGTACTTCGGGTCGATCCTGTCGCGCAGTATCGACGACGAGACCTGGGAGGAGATCGAGGAGGCATTGATCTCCGCCGACGTGGGCGTGGCCACGACGTCGCAGCTGATCGAGCGTCTCCGGGAACGAGCCGCCGAGGCGGGGACCACCGAGTCAGCCGAACTCCTCGACATCCTCAAGGCCGAGATGAAGGCGGAGTTGGCCTCCGGCGACAGGTCCCTGTCGATCGGCGAGGCGCCTTCGGTGTGGTTGTTCGTCGGCGTCAACGGCGTCGGCAAGACGACCACCATCGGCAAGCTCGCGCACCGCGAGATCGTCGACGGCCGCACTGTGGTGCTGGCGGCGGGCGACACCTTCCGTGCCGCGGCCGCCGAGCAACTCGAGATGTGGGCGCAACGCTCAGGTGCGGGTTTCATCCGCGGTAGCGAAGGCGGCGATCCGGGCTCGGTCGTGTTCGACGCGATCGATCACGCCCGTGCGCGTGGCGCGGTGCTCGTCATGGCCGACACGGCTGGGCGTCTGCACACGAACACGAACCTGATGGAGGAACTCAGCAAGGTCCGGCGCGTGGCCGAGAAGGGTGCGGGCAGCGTCGCCGAGGTGCTCCTGGTCATCGACGCGACGACGGGACAGAACGGCTTGGTCCAGGCGCGACAGTTCGCGGATGCGGTCGACGTGTCGGGTGTGGTACTCACAAAGCTGGACGGATCGGCCAAGGGTGGCATCGTCTTCGCCGTACAGTCGGAGTTGGGAATTCCCGTCAAGTTGGTGGGTCTCGGTGAAGGGATCGGCGATCTCGTCGAGTTCGACGCCGACGACTTCGTCGATGCACTGTTCGCGTGA
- a CDS encoding KH domain-containing protein, whose product MSNDIGAAEAVLDLIVRSIVDDPDAVDIEASENENALRLDVRVGDGDMGRVIGKRGRMANAIRTVVAAAAATDGEEEVEVEFIDQ is encoded by the coding sequence GTGAGCAACGACATCGGTGCAGCAGAGGCCGTACTCGATCTGATCGTGCGCTCCATCGTCGACGATCCCGACGCCGTCGACATCGAGGCCAGCGAGAACGAGAACGCGCTCCGTCTGGATGTGCGCGTCGGTGACGGCGACATGGGGCGCGTCATCGGCAAGCGTGGCCGCATGGCCAACGCCATCCGCACCGTCGTGGCCGCTGCCGCTGCCACCGACGGCGAAGAAGAGGTCGAGGTCGAGTTCATCGACCAGTGA
- the rpsP gene encoding 30S ribosomal protein S16, with the protein MAVKLRLMRMGKKKQPTYRVVAADARSPRDGRFIEIVGFYDPRRDPSVVKIDNDKALRWLRDGAKPTERVEKLLKISGAWEEFSGEPPPPAVTRIADAASDAAEAVADKVTDAAEVVADKVADVADAVADKAEDVAEAVADVAATAADSVADAAEEVADSTDDAAEATDTSDEGADTPADDTDDSKETA; encoded by the coding sequence GTGGCAGTGAAGCTCCGCCTGATGCGGATGGGCAAGAAGAAGCAACCGACCTACCGGGTGGTGGCAGCCGACGCGCGTTCGCCGCGCGACGGGCGGTTCATCGAGATCGTCGGGTTCTACGATCCGCGCCGTGACCCGTCGGTGGTCAAGATCGACAACGACAAGGCGTTGCGCTGGTTGCGCGACGGTGCGAAGCCCACCGAGCGGGTCGAGAAGTTGTTGAAGATCTCCGGTGCCTGGGAGGAGTTCAGTGGCGAACCGCCCCCGCCGGCCGTGACCCGCATCGCTGACGCCGCTTCGGATGCCGCGGAGGCTGTCGCCGACAAGGTCACCGATGCCGCGGAGGTCGTGGCCGACAAGGTCGCCGACGTCGCCGACGCCGTGGCTGACAAGGCCGAGGACGTGGCCGAGGCTGTTGCGGATGTCGCTGCGACGGCTGCGGACAGCGTCGCTGACGCCGCAGAAGAGGTCGCTGATTCCACGGACGACGCCGCTGAGGCAACCGACACCAGCGACGAGGGTGCCGATACCCCCGCCGACGACACAGACGATTCGAAGGAGACCGCGTGA
- a CDS encoding YraN family protein — MTAGRRRTGCHGEDRAAAWYSENGFTVVARNWRCDVGEIDVIVRRGPLLVVAEVKTRTSDRFGHPAEAVDHRKQRRLRRLAARWLAESGEWFEELRFDVVAVTPRTVEVIPAAF, encoded by the coding sequence GTGACCGCTGGTCGCCGCCGAACCGGCTGTCACGGTGAGGACCGGGCCGCAGCGTGGTACAGCGAGAACGGTTTCACCGTCGTCGCCCGCAACTGGCGCTGCGATGTGGGCGAGATCGACGTCATCGTGCGGCGCGGCCCGCTCCTGGTCGTGGCAGAGGTCAAGACCCGCACCTCGGACCGCTTCGGCCATCCGGCTGAGGCCGTCGATCACCGCAAGCAGCGGCGGCTGCGGCGTCTGGCGGCCCGCTGGCTCGCCGAGTCCGGCGAATGGTTCGAGGAACTCCGCTTCGACGTCGTGGCGGTCACTCCGCGCACGGTCGAGGTGATACCGGCGGCTTTCTGA
- a CDS encoding YifB family Mg chelatase-like AAA ATPase: MLATVPAATLHGVTGRPVVVEVHVASGLPSFHIVGLPDASCREARDRVRAAIASCELPWPQRRITVNLAPSTLRKEGAGLDLAIAVGILAATGEIPAEAVADAAFVAELGLDGALRRVRGTLSLVDAVDRPRVVVAPDAVAEAALVGRHEVLTVRDLGGVVRCLRGDAPWADPPEPAPVPSPEDLPDLADVRGQELARRALEIAAAGGHHILMVGPPGAGKTMLARRLPGLLPPLDREVALAATRVHSASGLTLPAGGLVTMPPLRAPHHSASMVALVGGGAGAMRPGEVSAAHGGVLFLDELGEFSPVVLDALRQPLSEGVIRVSRANGRATYPARFLLVAAMNPCPCGEGSAPGACRCSEVARSRYVRRLSGPLLDRFDLRVAVGRPSPEDLLRGGPGESSSTVRQRVRAARERAAQRGVSVNSLLDGDQLLRCAPFDRAATTVVERRLAAGGLSARGLVRIRRLALTLADLAGVEPPLSEQQVIMALTLRSDPFGVASAGAA, translated from the coding sequence GTGCTCGCCACCGTTCCCGCCGCCACCCTCCATGGCGTCACCGGCCGTCCCGTCGTCGTCGAGGTCCATGTCGCATCGGGCCTTCCGTCGTTCCACATCGTCGGCCTGCCGGATGCCTCCTGTCGCGAGGCCCGTGACCGGGTACGCGCGGCGATTGCCTCGTGCGAGTTGCCCTGGCCCCAACGTCGGATCACGGTGAACCTGGCGCCGTCCACGTTGCGCAAGGAAGGTGCGGGACTGGACCTCGCCATCGCGGTGGGGATCCTGGCGGCGACGGGTGAGATCCCGGCCGAAGCCGTCGCCGATGCTGCGTTCGTGGCTGAACTCGGTCTCGACGGAGCGCTCCGACGCGTCCGGGGAACGCTGAGTCTCGTCGACGCGGTGGACCGTCCCCGGGTCGTTGTCGCCCCGGACGCCGTTGCCGAGGCGGCCCTGGTGGGCCGCCACGAGGTGTTGACCGTGCGGGACCTCGGCGGGGTGGTGCGTTGCCTGCGGGGCGACGCTCCGTGGGCCGACCCCCCGGAGCCGGCTCCGGTCCCGTCGCCGGAGGACCTACCGGACCTCGCTGACGTCCGCGGGCAGGAACTGGCGCGGCGGGCGCTGGAGATCGCCGCCGCCGGCGGACATCACATCTTGATGGTCGGTCCCCCCGGGGCCGGCAAGACCATGCTGGCGCGGCGACTGCCCGGGCTGTTGCCGCCGCTCGACCGGGAGGTCGCCCTCGCCGCCACGAGGGTCCACTCGGCATCCGGGCTTACGCTGCCGGCCGGTGGACTCGTGACGATGCCGCCGCTACGGGCACCGCACCACTCGGCGTCGATGGTGGCGCTGGTCGGTGGCGGAGCCGGCGCGATGCGCCCCGGAGAGGTCTCCGCAGCACATGGGGGCGTTCTGTTCCTCGACGAGTTGGGCGAGTTCTCGCCGGTGGTCCTCGACGCACTACGGCAACCTCTGTCGGAGGGCGTCATCCGGGTGAGCCGTGCCAATGGCCGCGCGACCTACCCCGCCCGTTTCCTGCTGGTGGCCGCTATGAACCCGTGCCCCTGCGGTGAAGGCTCGGCCCCGGGGGCGTGTCGCTGCTCGGAGGTCGCCCGGTCGCGCTACGTCCGGCGCCTCTCAGGCCCGCTTCTCGACCGCTTCGACCTGCGAGTGGCCGTGGGGCGCCCGTCGCCGGAGGACCTGCTGCGAGGCGGCCCGGGCGAGTCCTCGTCCACTGTGCGTCAGCGGGTCCGCGCTGCACGCGAGCGCGCCGCGCAACGTGGAGTCAGCGTCAACTCGCTTCTCGACGGTGACCAACTCCTGCGGTGTGCGCCCTTCGACCGGGCGGCGACGACGGTGGTCGAGCGCCGACTCGCGGCCGGGGGCCTCAGTGCACGGGGACTCGTGCGCATCCGCCGTCTGGCGCTGACCCTCGCGGACCTGGCTGGTGTGGAACCGCCGTTGTCGGAACAACAGGTCATCATGGCCCTGACACTGAGATCGGACCCCTTCGGCGTCGCATCGGCGGGGGCTGCGTGA
- the trmD gene encoding tRNA (guanosine(37)-N1)-methyltransferase TrmD, with protein sequence MTPANPPGTMAGPETVRIDVLTIFPRLVDDFASESLIGKARAAGLLDVRVHDLRAATHDVHRSVDDTPFGGGPGMVLTAPPIFETVEAVEPPRPLILLSPSGRRFDQAEARRLASLGGFTMLCGRYEGVDERVRTALVDEELSVGDFVVSGGEVAALVVLEAVGRLVPGVMGNVGSATEESFSDDLLEYPQYTRPAEYRDMVVPEVLRSGDHGRIARWRRAQALRQTMRRRPDLIERRGGLTDAEQTLLDTELDG encoded by the coding sequence ATGACACCGGCGAACCCGCCGGGGACGATGGCGGGTCCTGAGACCGTGCGCATCGACGTGCTCACCATCTTTCCCCGCCTGGTCGACGACTTCGCATCCGAGAGTCTGATCGGCAAGGCACGGGCCGCGGGGTTGCTCGACGTCCGTGTCCACGACCTGCGTGCGGCCACCCATGATGTGCACCGCTCCGTGGACGACACGCCCTTCGGCGGGGGGCCGGGCATGGTGCTGACCGCGCCACCCATATTCGAAACGGTCGAGGCCGTCGAACCGCCCCGGCCTCTGATCCTGCTGTCACCGTCGGGTCGGCGTTTCGATCAGGCCGAGGCGCGTCGCCTCGCGTCCCTCGGTGGGTTCACGATGCTGTGTGGCCGCTACGAGGGCGTCGACGAGCGGGTCCGCACGGCTCTCGTCGACGAGGAGTTGTCCGTCGGGGATTTCGTGGTGTCGGGGGGCGAGGTGGCGGCGCTCGTCGTCCTGGAGGCCGTCGGTCGGCTCGTACCGGGGGTCATGGGCAACGTCGGGTCGGCGACCGAGGAGTCTTTCAGCGACGACCTGCTCGAGTATCCGCAGTACACGCGGCCCGCCGAGTACCGCGACATGGTGGTCCCGGAGGTCCTGCGCTCGGGTGACCATGGACGGATCGCACGCTGGCGCAGGGCCCAGGCTCTGCGCCAGACGATGCGACGCCGACCGGACCTGATCGAACGGCGCGGAGGCCTGACCGACGCCGAACAGACGCTGCTCGACACCGAACTCGACGGGTGA
- a CDS encoding c-type cytochrome, which produces MRDPLVKSRSSRATRRWRPVAIMAPVVFTVAALTAACGASEPPEIPLTNDGQADPVLVEGAEVYSARCAACHGDDGGGGRGSKLADGRMVEVYPDVADQLEVVNAGRRAMPRFDDKLTPAEIEAVVRYTREVL; this is translated from the coding sequence GTGCGAGACCCCCTTGTGAAGAGCCGCAGTTCGCGCGCCACCAGACGTTGGCGGCCGGTTGCGATCATGGCCCCCGTCGTGTTCACGGTCGCTGCGCTGACTGCCGCATGCGGTGCTTCCGAGCCCCCCGAGATCCCGCTCACCAACGACGGACAGGCCGACCCCGTCCTCGTCGAGGGCGCCGAGGTCTACAGCGCCCGGTGCGCCGCGTGCCACGGCGACGACGGCGGTGGTGGGCGCGGTTCCAAACTCGCCGACGGTCGCATGGTCGAGGTCTATCCCGACGTGGCCGACCAGCTCGAGGTCGTCAACGCCGGCCGCCGTGCCATGCCGCGCTTCGACGACAAGTTGACCCCCGCCGAGATCGAGGCCGTCGTCAGATACACCCGCGAGGTCCTCTGA
- a CDS encoding tyrosine-type recombinase/integrase, whose product MAWSVEDFAASLTSVAPSTAAVYSRDARDFSQWADEFVAGGPDAVDRAVIRRYLAHLAARDYARATVARKVSVLRRYFDWRRRTGRSGVDPTVGVSAPTGHRRLPEVLDGPSLGALLDASRPGLADEPEHRRRRDDAVVELLYGSGLRVSELCGIRRGDVDLTRSRVIVTGKGAKQRYVPLSDPASAAVGEHLETTTGGLGDPLFHNERSKPLTPRDVRRILDRRAVRPTHPHALRHTFATHLLDGGADLRSVQELLGHSSLTSTQIYTHVSRERLRTVLENAHPRA is encoded by the coding sequence GTGGCTTGGTCGGTCGAGGATTTCGCAGCGTCGTTGACGTCGGTGGCTCCGTCGACCGCGGCCGTGTACAGCCGCGACGCACGGGATTTCTCACAGTGGGCCGACGAGTTCGTCGCCGGTGGGCCCGACGCGGTGGACCGAGCCGTGATTCGTCGGTACCTGGCGCACCTGGCGGCCCGGGACTACGCCCGAGCCACCGTCGCCCGGAAGGTCTCCGTGCTGCGTCGCTACTTCGACTGGCGACGACGGACGGGGCGCAGCGGGGTGGATCCGACGGTGGGGGTGTCCGCTCCCACGGGACACCGACGGTTGCCCGAGGTTCTCGACGGGCCTTCGCTGGGCGCGCTGTTGGACGCCAGCCGGCCGGGTCTGGCCGACGAACCGGAGCACCGTCGTCGCCGCGACGACGCCGTGGTGGAACTCCTGTACGGGTCCGGTCTGCGCGTCAGCGAACTGTGCGGAATCCGCCGGGGCGACGTGGACCTGACCCGGAGTCGGGTGATCGTGACGGGGAAGGGCGCGAAACAGCGCTACGTACCGCTCTCAGATCCCGCCTCGGCGGCGGTCGGCGAGCACCTGGAGACCACGACGGGTGGGCTTGGCGACCCGCTGTTCCACAACGAGCGCTCGAAGCCGCTCACCCCCCGCGACGTGCGGCGGATACTCGACCGGCGGGCCGTGCGCCCGACTCACCCCCACGCGCTGCGGCACACCTTCGCCACGCACCTTCTCGATGGTGGGGCAGACCTGCGGTCGGTCCAGGAGTTGCTCGGGCACTCGAGCCTCACGAGCACCCAGATCTACACACATGTCAGCCGGGAGCGTCTGCGGACCGTCCTGGAGAACGCCCACCCGAGGGCCTGA
- the rplS gene encoding 50S ribosomal protein L19 gives MNPTDLVDKANLRDDIPEFAPGDTVRVHVRVVEGNRERVQVFEGAVIARQGSGVRETFTVRKVSFGVGVERTFPVHSPIIAMIERVVRGDVRRAKLYYQRDRIGKRAKIKEKRDR, from the coding sequence ATGAACCCCACCGACCTGGTCGACAAGGCCAACCTGCGCGACGACATCCCCGAGTTCGCGCCCGGCGACACCGTGCGCGTCCACGTACGTGTGGTCGAGGGAAACCGCGAGCGCGTCCAGGTGTTCGAGGGTGCTGTCATCGCCCGCCAGGGCTCCGGCGTGCGTGAGACCTTCACAGTCCGCAAGGTGAGCTTCGGTGTCGGCGTCGAGCGCACCTTCCCGGTCCACTCGCCCATCATCGCCATGATCGAACGGGTGGTCCGCGGCGATGTCCGCCGGGCGAAGCTCTACTACCAGCGTGACCGCATCGGTAAGCGCGCGAAGATCAAGGAGAAGCGGGACCGCTGA
- a CDS encoding FliA/WhiG family RNA polymerase sigma factor, translating to MIEPSLESIWKDFLDGDSPTARDRLIVNYAPLVKYVAGRVGAGLPNNVEHADLVSYGMFGLIDAISRFDPGRGYKFETFAIPRIKGAILDELRAMDWVPRSVRARARSVEKAIAEFESEHGRSPEDEEVAAAMAISVEEFHRLLSDVSLAGINALDETLGGERGDSVTLGDTVADSGPGPVGQFEVQEMRHILAESINRLSEREKIVLTLYYYEGMTLAEIGEVLGVTESRVCQIHTKAVLHMRSRLSAADRG from the coding sequence ATGATCGAACCATCGCTCGAGTCGATCTGGAAGGACTTCCTGGACGGGGACTCGCCCACGGCGCGGGACCGGCTGATCGTGAACTACGCGCCGCTCGTCAAGTACGTGGCCGGGCGGGTCGGCGCAGGTCTTCCCAACAACGTCGAGCACGCGGATCTCGTGAGCTACGGGATGTTCGGCCTGATCGACGCGATCTCCCGTTTCGATCCGGGTCGGGGATACAAGTTCGAGACCTTCGCCATCCCCCGGATCAAGGGGGCCATCCTCGACGAGTTGAGGGCGATGGACTGGGTGCCCCGGTCGGTCCGGGCCCGGGCCCGGTCGGTGGAGAAGGCGATCGCGGAGTTCGAGTCCGAGCACGGCCGTTCACCCGAGGACGAGGAGGTCGCGGCGGCCATGGCGATCAGCGTCGAGGAGTTCCACCGGCTCCTGTCCGACGTGTCGCTCGCCGGGATCAACGCGCTCGACGAGACGCTGGGTGGCGAGCGTGGGGACTCGGTGACCCTCGGCGACACGGTCGCGGATTCCGGTCCCGGCCCGGTCGGCCAGTTCGAGGTCCAGGAGATGCGCCACATCCTGGCGGAGTCCATCAACAGGCTGAGCGAACGCGAGAAGATCGTCCTGACGCTCTACTACTACGAGGGCATGACCCTCGCGGAGATCGGCGAGGTGCTCGGCGTGACCGAGAGCCGGGTGTGTCAGATCCACACGAAGGCCGTCCTGCACATGAGGTCGCGTCTGAGCGCCGCGGACCGCGGCTGA
- the dprA gene encoding DNA-processing protein DprA produces the protein MGACPDDDEVAAALLAGLPGIGPARLARLLEGPPPGAVLASLVERRPIVGHEPGLVQRWRDALDRVDPGDIREALEAGPYRVAWRGAQRYPRRLHGDPEPPGVLFFAGRELGEGPRVAIVGTRRCTRYGLDVARELGRSLSVAGVSVVSGLARGIDAAAHAGSLDVGGTAPVAVVGSGVDTVYPTSNRELWARVASAGTIVSESPLGATPKRWRFPARNRLIAGLADAVVVVESRERGGSMSTVEAALRRGVDVFAVPGPVRSAASAGTNRLIADGAAPLCDVGDVLLAIGLDPVRHASLAASSRAPAGDEKAVLDAVGWAPVTVDMVARAAQIDLEDAAVIVERLVVTGRLTRTGQWIEQVAGP, from the coding sequence ATGGGTGCCTGTCCCGACGACGACGAGGTCGCCGCGGCCCTCCTCGCAGGCCTGCCCGGGATCGGCCCGGCCCGACTGGCGCGCCTCCTGGAGGGTCCGCCTCCGGGTGCGGTGCTGGCCTCGTTGGTGGAGCGGCGGCCCATCGTCGGGCACGAGCCCGGGTTGGTACAACGGTGGCGCGACGCTCTCGACCGCGTCGACCCGGGGGACATTCGGGAGGCGCTCGAGGCCGGCCCCTATCGGGTCGCCTGGCGCGGCGCGCAGCGCTATCCACGACGCCTCCACGGCGACCCCGAGCCTCCCGGTGTGCTGTTCTTCGCGGGACGGGAACTCGGCGAGGGTCCCCGTGTCGCAATCGTGGGGACGCGGCGGTGCACACGCTACGGGTTGGACGTGGCCCGCGAGCTCGGACGGTCGCTGAGCGTCGCCGGGGTTTCGGTCGTCTCCGGCCTGGCTCGCGGCATCGACGCGGCTGCTCACGCGGGGAGCCTCGACGTCGGGGGAACGGCGCCCGTCGCCGTGGTCGGTAGCGGGGTGGACACGGTCTACCCGACCTCGAATCGCGAACTCTGGGCGCGCGTCGCGAGCGCCGGGACCATCGTGAGCGAATCGCCGCTCGGTGCGACGCCGAAACGGTGGCGGTTCCCGGCTCGCAACAGGCTGATAGCGGGTCTCGCAGATGCGGTCGTGGTCGTGGAGTCCCGCGAGCGGGGAGGGTCGATGTCGACGGTCGAGGCGGCGTTGCGTCGAGGCGTCGACGTCTTCGCCGTCCCCGGTCCCGTGCGTTCCGCGGCATCGGCGGGAACGAACCGGTTGATCGCGGACGGGGCTGCTCCCTTGTGTGACGTGGGTGACGTCCTCCTCGCGATCGGCCTCGACCCGGTGCGTCACGCGTCGCTGGCGGCATCGTCACGTGCGCCGGCGGGCGACGAGAAGGCAGTGCTCGACGCCGTCGGTTGGGCGCCTGTCACCGTCGACATGGTCGCCCGGGCGGCGCAGATCGACCTCGAAGATGCCGCGGTGATCGTGGAGCGGCTGGTGGTCACCGGGCGCCTCACCCGCACGGGCCAGTGGATCGAACAGGTGGCGGGCCCATGA
- the ffh gene encoding signal recognition particle protein, with the protein MFETLSERFEGIFSGLKGKGRLKDSDVDEVLREIRVALLEADVNVGVVRSFRDRVRERCVGADLHAALNPAQQVIKIVHEELIATLGGEAIRIEFAKKPPTVVLMAGLQGSGKTTNSAKLARWFKQQGRNPLLVGADLQRPAAVEQLRTLGGQIDVPVFSEPSDPVEVARRSLEEAAATGRDVVICDTAGRLAIDAELMGQVRQISEAIEPDYTFLVVDAMTGQDAVGVAQAFHETLELDGVILTKLDGDARGGAALSVKEVVGRPIAFASTGERVEDFDLFHPDRLAGRILGMGDMLTLIEKAEGAYEAEEAEKAAEKILDGTFTLDDFLDQMQQLKKMGPLTSLMGMLPGVPKEVRDAEIDDRQMARVEAMITSMTFEERANPEIIDASRRSRIANGSGMNPSDVSQLFKQFREVQRMMKRMGGLGSKRLAKKKKKKGKKGGRVTPSKAQKANAAKSLSLPGLDDGAGGLDLDELRRLGGG; encoded by the coding sequence ATGTTCGAAACACTTTCCGAACGCTTCGAGGGGATCTTCTCGGGCCTCAAGGGCAAGGGACGCCTCAAGGACTCCGACGTCGACGAGGTTCTCCGTGAGATCCGAGTCGCCCTTCTCGAGGCCGATGTCAACGTCGGTGTCGTCCGATCCTTCCGTGACCGGGTGCGTGAGCGCTGCGTCGGTGCCGACCTGCACGCGGCGCTGAACCCTGCCCAACAGGTCATCAAGATCGTCCACGAGGAACTGATCGCGACCCTCGGCGGCGAGGCGATCCGTATCGAGTTCGCCAAGAAGCCGCCCACCGTCGTGTTGATGGCCGGCCTGCAGGGCTCGGGGAAGACAACCAACTCCGCGAAGTTGGCGCGGTGGTTCAAACAGCAGGGACGCAACCCGCTGCTGGTCGGTGCGGACCTCCAACGGCCCGCGGCGGTCGAGCAGCTCCGCACCCTGGGTGGCCAGATCGACGTGCCGGTGTTCTCGGAGCCGAGCGATCCCGTCGAGGTCGCGCGCCGGTCTCTGGAGGAGGCGGCCGCCACGGGGCGTGACGTCGTCATCTGCGACACCGCCGGACGTCTCGCCATCGACGCGGAGCTGATGGGCCAGGTCCGTCAGATCTCCGAGGCCATCGAGCCGGACTACACCTTCCTCGTCGTGGACGCGATGACCGGCCAGGACGCGGTCGGCGTCGCGCAGGCCTTCCACGAGACCCTCGAGCTCGACGGCGTGATCCTCACGAAGCTCGACGGCGATGCCCGCGGCGGTGCAGCGTTGTCGGTGAAGGAGGTGGTCGGGCGCCCGATCGCATTCGCCTCCACCGGCGAGCGCGTCGAGGACTTCGACCTGTTCCACCCCGACCGTCTCGCCGGACGCATCCTCGGGATGGGCGACATGCTCACCCTCATCGAGAAGGCGGAGGGCGCCTATGAGGCGGAGGAGGCCGAGAAGGCCGCCGAGAAGATCCTCGACGGCACGTTCACGCTCGACGACTTCCTCGATCAGATGCAGCAACTCAAGAAGATGGGCCCGCTGACGAGCCTGATGGGGATGCTTCCCGGCGTGCCGAAGGAGGTGCGCGACGCGGAGATCGACGACCGCCAGATGGCGCGTGTCGAGGCGATGATCACCTCGATGACCTTCGAGGAGCGCGCCAATCCCGAGATCATCGATGCCTCCCGCCGGTCACGGATCGCAAACGGCAGCGGCATGAACCCCTCCGATGTCAGCCAACTCTTCAAGCAGTTCCGTGAGGTCCAGCGGATGATGAAGCGGATGGGCGGGCTCGGGTCGAAGCGCCTCGCGAAGAAGAAAAAGAAGAAGGGCAAGAAGGGCGGGCGGGTCACGCCGTCGAAGGCACAGAAGGCGAACGCGGCGAAGTCGCTGTCGTTGCCCGGACTCGATGACGGGGCCGGCGGTCTGGACCTGGACGAACTGCGTCGCCTGGGCGGCGGTTGA